Proteins from one Gibbsiella quercinecans genomic window:
- a CDS encoding response regulator transcription factor, which produces MYNIVIVEDEHIESEALRRIISRCVENSVIHEAATGKKAIQLIDQLNRIDMMFVDINIPLPNGSQVIQYLRRNNNDTKVIVTTANDDFDIVRSMLNLNVDDYLLKPVKQSTLTATIKKTLNHSDDDNAISREMKQKIAALIDACSYRQWHDYLFDTLNGKQSATPGEQNKAFSDFLEVLNQYLAGKEEKISALGKKVDNVIHEVALHGLTSHSYYRIMLAMLSISEEIFDYSFKHLNANMDFVERAKFHIEKNILKNITLDDIATHAFVSSCYLSRAFKKATGTGFSNYIANRKMAIAKSLLRFSDLKVNTIALELSYQDANYFCRIFKKETDMAPSDYRKACLPAPHAAGGQPCHAC; this is translated from the coding sequence ATGTATAATATAGTGATTGTCGAAGACGAACATATTGAGTCCGAAGCGTTACGCAGAATCATCTCGCGCTGTGTCGAAAATTCGGTGATCCACGAAGCCGCAACCGGCAAAAAAGCGATTCAGCTTATCGATCAGCTCAACCGAATTGATATGATGTTTGTAGATATCAATATCCCGTTGCCCAACGGCAGCCAGGTGATCCAATACCTAAGGAGAAACAATAACGACACCAAAGTCATCGTCACAACGGCCAATGATGACTTTGATATTGTACGCAGCATGTTGAATCTGAATGTCGATGACTATCTGCTAAAGCCGGTTAAACAAAGTACGCTGACCGCCACCATTAAAAAAACGCTTAACCATAGCGATGACGATAATGCGATTTCCCGTGAGATGAAGCAAAAAATCGCTGCGCTTATTGATGCTTGCAGTTACCGGCAGTGGCATGATTATTTGTTCGACACGCTCAATGGCAAGCAGAGCGCCACACCGGGCGAACAGAATAAGGCCTTCAGCGATTTTCTTGAGGTGCTTAATCAATACCTTGCAGGAAAAGAAGAAAAAATCAGCGCGCTGGGCAAAAAGGTGGATAACGTGATCCATGAGGTGGCCTTGCATGGGCTCACCAGCCACAGTTATTACCGCATTATGCTGGCGATGTTGAGCATCAGCGAAGAGATCTTCGATTACAGCTTTAAACACCTCAACGCCAATATGGACTTTGTCGAGCGAGCGAAATTCCATATTGAGAAAAATATATTGAAAAACATCACGTTGGATGACATTGCGACCCACGCTTTCGTCAGCTCATGCTATCTGAGCCGTGCCTTTAAAAAAGCGACCGGCACGGGTTTTTCCAACTATATCGCTAACCGAAAAATGGCGATCGCCAAATCGCTATTGCGGTTTAGCGATCTCAAGGTGAACACCATTGCATTAGAGTTATCCTATCAGGACGCCAACTATTTCTGCCGGATATTTAAAAAAGAAACCGATATGGCGCCTTCAGATTATCGCAAGGCGTGCTTACCGGCGCCGCATGCCGCGGGCGGGCAACCCTGCCATGCCTGTTAA